From the Corythoichthys intestinalis isolate RoL2023-P3 chromosome 15, ASM3026506v1, whole genome shotgun sequence genome, one window contains:
- the kcnk3b gene encoding potassium channel subfamily K member 3, with the protein MKRQNARTLALIVSILTYLVVGAAVFETLESREERSHKRRLEGRRQEMMRKFNLSRANFDELEQVVGQLRAHKAGVQWRFAGSFYFALTVITTIGYGHAAPSTDSGKVFCMFYALLGIPLTLVMFQSLGERINTLVRHLLHRAKKCLALRRTEVSMANMVAVGFLSCAGTLCVGAAAFSHSEGWSFLHAFYYCFITLTTIGFGDYVALQRHDALQKEPRYVAFCFVYILTGLTVIGAFLNLVVLRFLTMNAEDERRDALRHRNPPDSGKPTSEVALLPPPATAPKPKDVYTEVLQFQTVCSCLWYRSEDKPRESSPAFPGELGFSDAYLPRDGTRYAETASTGCICTPRRHSGKRLDFLSSFRNFLRRSSV; encoded by the exons ATGAAGCGGCAGAACGCCCGCACCCTGGCGCTCATCGTCAGCATTCTCACCTACTTGGTGGTGGGCGCCGCCGTGTTCGAGACGCTGGAGTCCCGCGAAGAGCGCAGCCACAAGCGGCGGTTGGAAGGACGACGCCAGGAAATGATGCGCAAGTTCAACCTGAGTCGGGCCAACTTCGACGAACTGGAGCAGGTGGTCGGCCAGCTGCGTGCGCACAAAGCGGGCGTGCAGTGGCGCTTCGCCGGCTCCTTCTACTTCGCCCTGACTGTCATCACCACCATTG GTTACGGCCACGCAGCTCCCAGCACAGACTCAGGGAAAGTTTTCTGCATGTTCTACGCCCTGCTAGGCATCCCGCTCACCCTGGTCATGTTCCAGAGCCTGGGCGAGCGCATCAACACTCTAGTGCGCCACCTGCTGCACCGAGCCAAGAAATGCCTGGCGCTGCGCCGTACCGAGGTCTCCATGGCCAACATGGTGGCGGTGGGCTTCCTTTCCTGTGCAGGCACCCTGTGCGTTGGGGCGGCTGCCTTCTCCCACAGCGAGGGCTGGAGCTTCCTGCACGCCTTCTACTACTGCTTCATTACACTCACCACCATCGGCTTTGGTGACTACGTGGCACTACAGCGGCATGACGCTCTACAAAAGGAGCCGCGCTACGTGGCCTTTTGCTTTGTCTACATCCTGACAGGCTTGACGGTCATTGGCGCCTTCCTCAACTTGGTGGTGCTGCGCTTCCTCACCATGAACGCCGAGGACGAGCGGCGTGACGCCCTGAGGCACAGAAACCCGCCAGACAGTGGCAAGCCCACTTCCGAGGTAGCGCTCCTGCCACCGCCCGCCACTGCGCCGAAGCCCAAAGACGTCTACACGGAAGTACTGCAATTCCAGACAGTCTGCTCGTGCCTGTGGTATCGCAGCGAAGACAAGCCGCGGGAATCCTCTCCTGCCTTCCCCGGGGAGCTAGGCTTCTCTGACGCCTACCTGCCGCGGGACGGTACACGGTATGCCGAGACGGCGTCCACCGGCTGCATCTGCACGCCACGCCGACACTCGGGGAAGCGCCTAGACTTTCTCTCGTCGTTCAGAAATTTTTTGAGGCGCAGCTCTGTGTAG